The nucleotide window tttgttgtttttttacagACAAGCAAGTGTAGCCTCAGACGGCAGTTCATTTGTGTGCGAAGGTGAAGGTGGCGGTGGCACAAACATCGACGAATTTCAGGCCGCTTGGAATGTGACCAATGCGATTCAAGGAATGTTCATCGTTTCGTTGCCGTTCGCTGTGCTGCATGGCGGTTATTGGGCCATCATAGCAATGGTGGGCATAGCTTACATCTGCTGCTATACGGGCAAAGTGTTGGTGCAGTGCTTGTACGAACCCGACCCGAACACCGGTCAAATGATACGAGTTCGCGACAGCTACGTTGCTATTGCAAAGGTTTGTTTCGGTCCGAAATTGGGTGCTCGCGCCGTTAGCATTgcccaattgattgagttgttaaTGACCTGTATTCTGTATGTGGTGGTGTGTGGGGATTTATTGGCAGGCACCTACCCGCAAGGTTCGTTTGATTCACGTTCTTGGATGATGTTCGTGGGAATATTCTTGTTACCAATGGGTTTTCTGAAATCCCTGAAAATGGTATCGACCCTCTCTTTCTGGTGCACCATGTCACACATTGTCATTAATGCCATTATTTTGGGCTATTGCATATTGCAGATTGGAGAGTGGGGTTGGTCCAAGGTACGATGGAGCATTGACATGGAGAACTTTCCGATTTCATTGGGTGTGATTGTCTTCTCATACACATCGCAGATATTTTTGCCCTCATTAGAAGGCAGTATGATCGATCGCTCTAAATTCAACTGGATGTTGGATTGGTCGCATATAGCAGCCGCGATTTTCAAAGCCGGCTTTGGTTATATTTGCTTTCTCACCTTCCAAGATGATACACAACAAGTGATCACAAACAATCTGCACTCACAGGGATTTAAAGGATTGGTGAATTTCTTTTTGGTCATAAAGGCATTACTTAGCTATCCTTTGCCTTACTACGCAGCATGCGAACTGCTCGAACGTAATTTCTTCAGAGGGTCGCCAAAAACGAAATTTCCGACTATATGGCATTTGGATGGGGAACTAAAAGTTTGGGGTCTCGGATTTCGAGTCGGTGTGATAGTGTCAACCATAATGATGGCTATTTTCATACCACATTTTTCAATTCTAATGGGTTTCATTGGTAGCTTCACCGGTACCATGTTGAGCTTCATCTGGCCATGTTATTTCCATTTGAAAATCAAAGGTCATCTTTTGGATCAAAAAGAAGTTGCAAAGGACTACCTCATTATAGCTCTTGGAGTCTTGTTTGGTGTAATAGGCATTTACGATTCCGGTAATGCCCTGATTAACGCCTTTGAACTGGGACTTCCATTTTAAAAGGTCATCCTTGCAACTGGGCACAAATGCTAGAGCTCCGGGGTAGGTCAATGAATAAATAACACTGATAAGTAGAAATTGAAATGCCAAAACGAAAGAAAcaatgaaaatttcattttctttctgcgttccatatacataagtactatTTGCTACAATTCATATGAAGTGTATTTGGGGAAATTTATATTGGATACTTaaggaaatttaattaattaaatgtatgGTATACTTAAACTAAAAGTCAAAGTGACAATTTGAACATAATCAAATGTAAACTATGTCttccaaaataatataatgaaataacaCATTCATTAACATTATataaacatgcatatatactcatatgtatatatgtaaatatacaatgTAAGGTAACACACAAagattgaaagaaaaaatgtcTTCCAAAACGatttaactataaatatatagatatacatattcgtacaataaataaaaaggatTTGTAGAGAAATAATCGAATGCACAcacctgtatgtatgtatgtgtgcatagtTTAAAGTTAAAGTTGAAACTTGTCTTCCATGATAACTATATCACATTATATAGATAgatcttatatacatacatgtacatgtatTGAATTgtatggataattttttaatgttcaaatacattaaaaatatagcCTTAATGACGTTGTTTTCTTGCACGGTGgcatgtataatatatgtagtatatgtaactgttggtatatacatatatatggtagaGTATCTTTCGCTCATTTACTAATATTATTATCTGAAGAGCTTGGTAACATTTTGAGATGTTATAAGAAAAGAAGTGGTTCCGACGGAGCACCAGCTGAAATGTTGTTTAAATAGGCTTGTGTTAACAGACACGTCTGAAAAGAATCTTGAATAATCCCATAAATAAGTTTTATGCGCAGATATTTGTAAAAGTCTATGTCCTggatgtttttatactctcgcaacaaagttgctttgAGAGAAAGTTggtaaatgggcgaaatcggaccattgtcacgcccccaaaatggcgaaaaccgaaaaccaatcaatttttataactaagccataaataaagttataaaagtaaaatttggcacaaGGGATCGTACTAGgaactcaaattggtatacaaaattttaaatgggtgtgacaccgcccacttatgagtcaaaaaccatatctccgaaacttctcgaccaaatttggtttgtgatatcttccttgcatcccaatgatatgttatgaaaatagtccaaatcgattcacaatcacgcctaatACAAGAGCTTTGAAGACAACCTGAATCATTTAATGAACATATCAGAAcataattttgcataaataatgcatttatagtgtggcatcgttcttctaaaaatcgtcgaaatcggaccataagttttatAAGcccaaatatataaaacatgaggacctcagtgcttatcttttttttaccgaaaatataggtaagtctctcagatattttgaagaaattctgttgttgttgttatagacttttctggtattatatgtatgtacgaaggctgctatatatatttctggcctaataatgaaaataggaatatttattttcgaaatattctccatcaagatttatacacttttgcatgcgctctaaccaattttcgaagcactttttttgagccttttttgagcgattgtcaaattgtgcgggatccaacgagaacaaaccttttttacggccaggagttcatgcaatatcgaatgtatgctggtgggagaaatgcataggcatgcctctatctgaaggtatgttacatgacggtcttgcattatcagttcacgtacggtatcgatgtttt belongs to Zeugodacus cucurbitae isolate PBARC_wt_2022May chromosome 6, idZeuCucr1.2, whole genome shotgun sequence and includes:
- the LOC105217499 gene encoding vesicular inhibitory amino acid transporter isoform X2, whose translation is MFNGGAGEGHYQAQIAERPTELNPFRNPNEWTDANNGEYKNEEYQNTSFTANEYDGRYQQTDGFRQASVASDGSSFVCEGEGGGGTNIDEFQAAWNVTNAIQGMFIVSLPFAVLHGGYWAIIAMVGIAYICCYTGKVLVQCLYEPDPNTGQMIRVRDSYVAIAKVCFGPKLGARAVSIAQLIELLMTCILYVVVCGDLLAGTYPQGSFDSRSWMMFVGIFLLPMGFLKSLKMVSTLSFWCTMSHIVINAIILGYCILQIGEWGWSKVRWSIDMENFPISLGVIVFSYTSQIFLPSLEGSMIDRSKFNWMLDWSHIAAAIFKAGFGYICFLTFQDDTQQVITNNLHSQGFKGLVNFFLVIKALLSYPLPYYAACELLERNFFRGSPKTKFPTIWHLDGELKVWGLGFRVGVIVSTIMMAIFIPHFSILMGFIGSFTGTMLSFIWPCYFHLKIKGHLLDQKEVAKDYLIIALGVLFGVIGIYDSGNALINAFELGLPF
- the LOC105217499 gene encoding vesicular inhibitory amino acid transporter isoform X1, whose translation is MSFINKLKSTPLPPIKNIINVAVQTARQHIPEKKDYEQPGSNTTGAATAQQNFNSHPRGMFNGGAGEGHYQAQIAERPTELNPFRNPNEWTDANNGEYKNEEYQNTSFTANEYDGRYQQTDGFRQASVASDGSSFVCEGEGGGGTNIDEFQAAWNVTNAIQGMFIVSLPFAVLHGGYWAIIAMVGIAYICCYTGKVLVQCLYEPDPNTGQMIRVRDSYVAIAKVCFGPKLGARAVSIAQLIELLMTCILYVVVCGDLLAGTYPQGSFDSRSWMMFVGIFLLPMGFLKSLKMVSTLSFWCTMSHIVINAIILGYCILQIGEWGWSKVRWSIDMENFPISLGVIVFSYTSQIFLPSLEGSMIDRSKFNWMLDWSHIAAAIFKAGFGYICFLTFQDDTQQVITNNLHSQGFKGLVNFFLVIKALLSYPLPYYAACELLERNFFRGSPKTKFPTIWHLDGELKVWGLGFRVGVIVSTIMMAIFIPHFSILMGFIGSFTGTMLSFIWPCYFHLKIKGHLLDQKEVAKDYLIIALGVLFGVIGIYDSGNALINAFELGLPF